One genomic segment of Moritella sp. F3 includes these proteins:
- a CDS encoding peptidylprolyl isomerase, with protein sequence MARTAAALHILVKHESKAYEILAKLEKGENFQKLAKSHSLCPSGKKDGGNLGEFRKGAMVPAFDKVCFNGEILTPHLVKTKHGWHIVKILFRT encoded by the coding sequence ATGGCCAGAACAGCTGCAGCACTACACATACTTGTTAAACACGAATCTAAAGCTTATGAAATATTGGCAAAACTAGAGAAGGGAGAGAACTTTCAAAAATTAGCAAAATCTCATTCCCTTTGTCCGTCTGGCAAAAAAGATGGTGGTAACTTAGGTGAGTTTAGAAAAGGAGCTATGGTTCCTGCTTTTGATAAAGTTTGTTTCAATGGTGAGATCTTAACTCCTCATCTTGTGAAGACAAAACATGGTTGGCATATCGTGAAGATCTTGTTTAGAACATAA